In the genome of Fundulus heteroclitus isolate FHET01 unplaced genomic scaffold, MU-UCD_Fhet_4.1 scaffold_36, whole genome shotgun sequence, one region contains:
- the LOC118559873 gene encoding uncharacterized protein LOC118559873 isoform X2 codes for MCSREKSLSVQQLIEGQEMLVLELVLIVVLQFEGNRGGELHLYHRSGDDVVLTCNSPSSSYSCSNVTWFYSTDTRSASLSEVQNGKVDQSSPRAARLNVDSNCSLIINNITAEDAGAYACRFGSGTTFDGIVLLSVLTISPSPPGADPTKDGDFTLQCSLERSRGLGPCPEKSLLWVDETGSELLGEGVGFKSRGQTGCYSDLTVKLQRSSNRTYTCQFVEGNIMKIEAHYPPVFKASTDWSPLSFIMMTLRITALILMVGITVGIIRTRGSKKPQKDINVHDAVDDDPVDYENDEERSAATFC; via the exons ATGtgcagcagagaaaagtctCTCAGTGTTCAGCAGCTGATAGAAGGACAGGAGATGTTGGTTCTGGAACTGGTTCTGATCGTTGTGCTTCAGTTTGAAG gcaACAGAGGAGGAGAACTTCATCTCTATCACAGATCTGGAGATGATGTCGTTCTAACTTGTAACAGTCCTTCATCTTCTTACTCATGCTCCAATGTTACCTGGTTTTACAGCACAGATACAAGATCAGCCTCTCTGTCAGAGGTTCAGAATGGAAAAGTTGATCAGAGTTCACCTCGAGCTGCCAGGTTAAATGTGGACAGTAACTGCTCTCTGATCATCAACAACATCACTGCTGAGGATGCTGGAGCCTACGCCTGTCGATTTGGTTCAGGAACCACCTTTGATGGCATTGTGCTTCTGAGTGTTTTGACCA tctcTCCATCTCCACCAGGTGCTGATCCAACAAAGGATGGAGATTTCACATTACAGTGTTCTCTGGAGAGATCCAGAGGGTTGGGTCCTTGTCCAGAGAAGAGCCTCCTCTGGGTGGATGAGACAGGAAGTGAGCTGCTTGGTGAAGGTGTTGGGTTCAAGTCTAGAGGACAGACTGGCTGTTATTCTGATCTCACTGTGAAGcttcagagaagcagcaacAGAACATACACCTGCCAGTTTGTTGAGGGAAACATCATGAAGATAGAAGCTCACTATCCGCCTGTGTTTAAAG CTTCCACTGACTGGTCTCCTCTGAGCTTCATCATGATGACTCTGAGGATCACAGCACTGATTCTGATGGTTGGAATCACTGTTGGTATCATCAGAACCAGAG GAAGCAAAAAACCACAGAAAGACATTAAT GTTCATGATGCTGTTGATGATGACCCAGTGGACTATGAAAATGATgaagaacgttctgctgccacATTCTGCTGA
- the LOC118559873 gene encoding uncharacterized protein LOC118559873 isoform X1 — protein MCSREKSLSVQQLIEGQEMLVLELVLIVVLQFEGNRGGELHLYHRSGDDVVLTCNSPSSSYSCSNVTWFYSTDTRSASLSEVQNGKVDQSSPRAARLNVDSNCSLIINNITAEDAGAYACRFGSGTTFDGIVLLSVLTISPSPPGADPTKDEDFTLQCSLVRFSELGPCPEKSLLWVDETGSELLGEGVGFKSGGQTGCDTYINVKLQSSSNRRYTCQFVEGDTVKVEAHYTPVFKVIRGEGVHIYHRAGDDAVLSCKRPSSSRSCSAVDWFYTTAENMERQHEVHGGKVQSSARAARLRLDNNCSLIINNISAEDAGRYTCQLWDGGRFDTDVHLNMMSISPSPPGADPTKDGDFTLQCSLERSRGLGPCPEKSLLWVDETGSELLGEGVGFKSRGQTGCYSDLTVKLQRSSNRTYTCQFVEGNIMKIEAHYPPVFKASTDWSPLSFIMMTLRITALILMVGITVGIIRTRGSKKPQKDINVHDAVDDDPVDYENDEERSAATFC, from the exons ATGtgcagcagagaaaagtctCTCAGTGTTCAGCAGCTGATAGAAGGACAGGAGATGTTGGTTCTGGAACTGGTTCTGATCGTTGTGCTTCAGTTTGAAG gcaACAGAGGAGGAGAACTTCATCTCTATCACAGATCTGGAGATGATGTCGTTCTAACTTGTAACAGTCCTTCATCTTCTTACTCATGCTCCAATGTTACCTGGTTTTACAGCACAGATACAAGATCAGCCTCTCTGTCAGAGGTTCAGAATGGAAAAGTTGATCAGAGTTCACCTCGAGCTGCCAGGTTAAATGTGGACAGTAACTGCTCTCTGATCATCAACAACATCACTGCTGAGGATGCTGGAGCCTACGCCTGTCGATTTGGTTCAGGAACCACCTTTGATGGCATTGTGCTTCTGAGTGTTTTGACCA TCTCTCCATCTCCACCAGGTGCTGATCCAACaaaggatgaagatttcacatTACAGTGTTCTCTGGTCAGATTCAGTGAGTTGGGTCCTTGTCCAGAGAAGAGCCTCCTCTGGGTGGATGAGACAGGAAGTGAGCTGCTTGGTGAAGGTGTTGGGTTCAAGTCTGGAGGACAGACTGGCTGTGATACTTATATCAATGTGAAGCTtcagagcagcagcaacagaagaTACACCTGCCAGTTTGTTGAGGGAGACACAGTGAAGGTAGAAGCTCACTACACACCTGTGTTTAAAG TTATCAGGGGAGAAGGAGTCCATATCTACCACAGAGCTGGAGATGATGCTGTTCTGTCCTGTAAAAGACCTTCATCATCTCGCTCATGCTCCGCTGTTGACTGGTTTTATACGACAGCTGAAAACATGGAGCGTCAACATGAAGTTCATGGAGGAAAAGTTCAGAGTTCAGCTCGAGCTGCCAGGCTGAGGTTGGACAATAACTGCTCTCTGATCATCAACAACATCTCTGCTGAGGATGCTGGACGTTACACCTGTCAGCTTTGGGATGGAGGACGCTTTGACACGGATGTGCATTTAAACATGATGAGCA tctcTCCATCTCCACCAGGTGCTGATCCAACAAAGGATGGAGATTTCACATTACAGTGTTCTCTGGAGAGATCCAGAGGGTTGGGTCCTTGTCCAGAGAAGAGCCTCCTCTGGGTGGATGAGACAGGAAGTGAGCTGCTTGGTGAAGGTGTTGGGTTCAAGTCTAGAGGACAGACTGGCTGTTATTCTGATCTCACTGTGAAGcttcagagaagcagcaacAGAACATACACCTGCCAGTTTGTTGAGGGAAACATCATGAAGATAGAAGCTCACTATCCGCCTGTGTTTAAAG CTTCCACTGACTGGTCTCCTCTGAGCTTCATCATGATGACTCTGAGGATCACAGCACTGATTCTGATGGTTGGAATCACTGTTGGTATCATCAGAACCAGAG GAAGCAAAAAACCACAGAAAGACATTAAT GTTCATGATGCTGTTGATGATGACCCAGTGGACTATGAAAATGATgaagaacgttctgctgccacATTCTGCTGA